One Cellulomonas soli DNA window includes the following coding sequences:
- the panC gene encoding pantoate--beta-alanine ligase, with translation MTGTTRISTGTPTLARTREALAGALAVQDARALPYPEGSRAGAPDARPHRRAVVMTMGALHAGHLSLVRRAKELADAVVVTIFVNPLQFGPTEDLDRYPRDLEGDLALLSGPGLLGADDVVFAPTADVVYPDGDPIARVTAGSVGDVLEGALRPGHLDGVLTVVLKLLHLVRPQVAVFGAKDAQQLAAVRRMVRDLDVPVEVVAGATVRDEDGLALSSRNAYLSPDQRRQALALSQALTAARTQAAAGGGPDAVRAAALAVLTDGLAVADVRPVDVVDYVALVDPGTFAEVGPDRTGTAVLALAARVGVTRLIDNAEVELVGPVPSGGPHGARTEEVTA, from the coding sequence ATGACCGGCACGACCCGGATCTCGACCGGCACGCCCACGCTGGCCCGCACGCGTGAGGCGCTGGCCGGCGCGCTCGCGGTGCAGGACGCCCGCGCGCTGCCGTACCCGGAGGGCTCGCGCGCCGGTGCGCCCGACGCCCGACCGCACCGGCGTGCGGTGGTCATGACGATGGGCGCGCTGCACGCGGGCCACCTCTCGCTCGTGCGCCGGGCCAAGGAGCTCGCGGACGCGGTGGTCGTGACGATCTTCGTGAACCCGCTGCAGTTCGGGCCGACCGAGGACCTGGACCGCTACCCGCGGGACCTCGAGGGCGACCTGGCGCTGCTGTCCGGACCGGGGCTGCTCGGCGCGGACGACGTGGTCTTCGCCCCGACGGCCGACGTGGTCTACCCCGACGGCGACCCGATCGCGCGGGTCACCGCCGGCTCGGTGGGCGACGTGCTCGAGGGTGCCCTGCGGCCCGGGCACCTCGACGGCGTGCTGACCGTCGTGCTCAAGCTCCTGCACCTGGTGCGCCCGCAGGTCGCGGTCTTCGGCGCGAAGGACGCGCAGCAGCTCGCGGCCGTGCGGCGCATGGTGCGCGACCTGGACGTGCCCGTCGAGGTCGTCGCGGGGGCGACCGTGCGTGACGAGGACGGGCTCGCGCTGTCCAGCCGCAACGCGTACCTCTCGCCCGACCAGCGCAGGCAGGCCCTGGCTCTCTCGCAGGCGCTCACCGCCGCGCGGACGCAGGCGGCCGCGGGCGGGGGTCCCGACGCGGTCCGGGCGGCGGCCCTGGCCGTCCTGACGGACGGGCTGGCCGTGGCGGACGTGCGCCCGGTCGACGTCGTCGACTACGTCGCGCTCGTCGACCCGGGCACGTTCGCCGAGGTCGGGCCGGACCGCACCGGCACGGCCGTCCTGGCGCTGGCCGCCCGCGTGGGCGTCACGCGGCTGATCGACAACGCCGAGGTGGAGCTGGTCGGACCCGTGCCGTCCGGCGGTCCGCACGGTGCCCGCACGGAGGAGGTGACCGCATGA
- the nadC gene encoding carboxylating nicotinate-nucleotide diphosphorylase yields the protein MSTTPTPQPDQHAADPLGVLPGDTGPDPVAVARLVAAALDEDLGPAPGRDVTTQATVPTDATGTALLMARADGVLAGLVVVPEVLAQVATRLALACPTLVVHVPDGTRVRAGDVLAELTGPVQVLLVAERTLLNLASRASGVATHTRRWSDELDGTGAQVLDTRKTTPGLRALEKYAVRCGGGTNKRMGLYDVAMVKDNHVVAAGSVAAAVAAVRAAFPGVPIQVEADTLAQALEAVGVGADFLLLDNMPTPVLREVVAAVRAGEPTTGRIELEATGNLTLARAREVALTGVDHLSVGGLTHSSPILDLALDLTTH from the coding sequence GTGAGCACGACGCCGACCCCGCAGCCCGACCAGCACGCCGCCGATCCGCTGGGTGTCCTGCCCGGCGACACGGGGCCCGACCCGGTGGCCGTCGCGCGGCTCGTCGCCGCCGCGCTCGACGAGGACCTCGGCCCGGCACCGGGACGCGACGTGACGACGCAGGCCACCGTGCCGACGGACGCGACCGGCACCGCGCTGCTCATGGCCCGGGCGGACGGCGTGCTCGCCGGCCTGGTCGTCGTGCCGGAGGTGCTCGCGCAGGTCGCGACCCGGCTCGCCCTGGCGTGCCCGACGCTCGTGGTGCACGTCCCGGACGGCACCCGGGTGCGTGCCGGAGACGTGCTGGCCGAGCTGACCGGGCCGGTGCAGGTGCTCCTGGTCGCCGAGCGGACGCTGCTCAACCTGGCCTCGCGCGCGTCGGGCGTCGCGACGCACACGCGCCGCTGGTCGGACGAGCTCGACGGCACGGGCGCCCAGGTGCTCGACACCCGCAAGACGACCCCGGGCCTGCGGGCGCTGGAGAAGTACGCGGTGCGCTGCGGCGGCGGCACGAACAAGCGCATGGGGCTGTACGACGTCGCGATGGTCAAGGACAACCACGTCGTGGCGGCCGGCTCGGTGGCGGCCGCGGTCGCGGCCGTGCGCGCCGCGTTCCCCGGGGTGCCGATCCAGGTCGAGGCGGACACCCTGGCGCAGGCGCTCGAGGCCGTCGGGGTGGGTGCCGACTTCCTGCTGCTCGACAACATGCCCACGCCGGTGCTGCGCGAGGTCGTCGCGGCGGTGCGCGCGGGTGAGCCGACGACCGGACGCATCGAGCTGGAGGCCACGGGCAACCTGACGTTGGCGCGGGCCCGCGAGGTCGCCCTGACCGGTGTCGACCACCTGTCGGTGGGCGGCCTGACGCACTCCTCGCCGATCCTCGACCTCGCGCTGGACCTGACGACGCACTGA
- the xylA gene encoding xylose isomerase produces the protein MATKPTPADKFSFGLWTVGWNAQDQFGSATRPWLDPVESVHKLAELGAAHVTFHDDDVVPFGSSAAERDQILARFKGALAETGITVEMVTTNTFSHPIFKDGAFTSNDRRVRRYGLRKVVRNVDLAAELGADTFVMWGGREGAEYDSAKDLKAAHDRYAEGIDTVAAYIKEKGYSLRIAIEPKPNEPRGDILLPTVGHALGFIAQLEHGDIVGLNPETGHEQMAGLNYTSGLAQALWAEKLFHIDLNGQRSIKYDQDLVFGHGDLFSAFATVDLVENGFPSGGPRYDGPRHFDYKPSRTESFDGVWASAEANIRTYLLLKERALAFRADPEVQEALEASGVLELAVPTLAEGETLADLLADTSAYEDLDVDAVAARGFDFVRLNQLALEHALGAR, from the coding sequence TTGGCAACGAAGCCCACCCCCGCAGACAAGTTCTCCTTCGGTCTCTGGACCGTCGGCTGGAACGCCCAGGACCAGTTCGGCAGCGCGACCCGCCCGTGGCTCGACCCCGTCGAGTCCGTGCACAAGCTCGCCGAGCTCGGCGCCGCGCACGTGACGTTCCACGACGACGACGTCGTGCCGTTCGGCTCCAGCGCAGCCGAGCGCGACCAGATCCTCGCCCGCTTCAAGGGCGCGCTGGCCGAGACCGGCATCACGGTCGAGATGGTCACGACCAACACGTTCAGCCACCCGATCTTCAAGGACGGCGCGTTCACCTCGAACGACCGCCGCGTGCGCCGCTACGGCCTGCGCAAGGTCGTCCGCAACGTCGACCTGGCCGCCGAGCTCGGCGCCGACACCTTCGTCATGTGGGGTGGCCGCGAGGGCGCCGAGTACGACTCGGCCAAGGACCTCAAGGCCGCGCACGACCGCTACGCCGAGGGCATCGACACCGTCGCCGCGTACATCAAGGAGAAGGGCTACTCGCTGCGCATCGCGATCGAGCCCAAGCCCAACGAGCCCCGCGGCGACATCCTGCTCCCGACCGTCGGCCACGCGCTCGGCTTCATCGCCCAGCTCGAGCACGGCGACATCGTCGGCCTGAACCCGGAGACCGGGCACGAGCAGATGGCCGGCCTGAACTACACCTCGGGCCTCGCCCAGGCGCTGTGGGCCGAGAAGCTGTTCCACATCGACCTCAACGGCCAGCGCTCCATCAAGTACGACCAGGACCTCGTGTTCGGCCACGGTGACCTGTTCTCCGCGTTCGCCACGGTCGACCTGGTCGAGAACGGCTTCCCGAGCGGTGGCCCGCGCTACGACGGCCCGCGCCACTTCGACTACAAGCCCTCGCGCACCGAGAGCTTCGACGGTGTCTGGGCGTCGGCCGAGGCCAACATCCGCACCTACCTGCTGCTCAAGGAGCGCGCCCTGGCATTCCGGGCCGACCCCGAGGTGCAGGAGGCGCTCGAGGCGTCCGGCGTGCTCGAGCTCGCCGTCCCGACCCTCGCCGAGGGCGAGACGCTGGCCGACCTGCTGGCCGACACCTCGGCCTACGAGGACCTCGACGTCGACGCGGTCGCCGCGCGCGGCTTCGACTTCGTGCGCCTCAACCAGCTGGCCCTCGAGCACGCGCTCGGCGCCCGCTGA
- the lysS gene encoding lysine--tRNA ligase produces the protein MSQTPQTPTPTAATNGATSGASFGADQDDAPEQIRVRREKRERMLAEGVEAYPVSVPRTHTIAAVRAAHPDLEPGAETDDEVGVAGRVVFLRNTGKLCFATLQDGEGNRLQAMLSLAEVGEERLTAFKADIDLGDHLFVHGRVICSKRGELSVFADAWQLAAKAIRPLPNLYEGTEMSEEARVRQRYVDLIVRQQARDNVRLRAEVVRSLRENFHRRGYLEVETPMLQTQPGGASARPFVTHMNAFDIDLYMRIAPELFLKRAVVGGIERVFEINRNFRNEGADSTHSPEFAMLEAYEAYGDYDTMAALTQDLVQTAAMDALGTTLVTLPHGEEYELGGQWTQLSMYDSLSGALGEEITPGTTVAQLKAIAERLEVEVDQRRISHGKLVENLWEHLVGDGLHAPTFVRDFPVETSPLTRDHRSKPGIVEKWDLYVRGFELATAYSELVDPVVQRQRFEAQAVLAAAGDDEAMPLDEDFLAAVEYAMPPSGGLGMGLDRLLMALTGLGIRDTILFPLVKPQA, from the coding sequence GTGAGCCAGACGCCGCAGACGCCCACCCCGACCGCCGCAACGAACGGCGCCACGTCCGGCGCTTCGTTCGGCGCGGACCAGGACGACGCCCCCGAGCAGATCCGCGTCCGCCGCGAGAAGCGGGAGCGGATGCTGGCCGAGGGCGTGGAGGCGTACCCGGTCTCGGTGCCGCGCACGCACACGATCGCGGCGGTCCGTGCCGCGCACCCCGACCTGGAGCCGGGCGCCGAGACGGACGACGAGGTCGGCGTCGCCGGTCGGGTGGTCTTCCTGCGCAACACCGGCAAGCTGTGCTTCGCGACGCTGCAGGACGGCGAGGGCAACCGCCTGCAGGCCATGCTGAGCCTGGCCGAGGTCGGCGAGGAGCGGCTGACGGCGTTCAAGGCCGACATCGACCTGGGCGACCACCTGTTCGTGCACGGTCGCGTGATCTGCTCCAAGCGCGGCGAGCTGTCGGTGTTCGCCGACGCGTGGCAGTTGGCCGCGAAGGCCATCCGTCCGCTGCCGAACCTGTACGAGGGCACGGAGATGTCCGAGGAGGCGCGGGTCCGCCAGCGCTACGTCGACCTGATCGTCCGCCAGCAGGCGCGTGACAACGTGCGGCTGCGCGCCGAGGTGGTGCGTTCGTTGCGCGAGAACTTCCACCGTCGCGGATATCTGGAGGTCGAGACCCCGATGCTGCAGACGCAGCCCGGTGGTGCCTCGGCGCGGCCCTTTGTCACGCACATGAATGCCTTCGACATCGACCTGTACATGCGTATCGCCCCGGAGCTGTTCCTCAAGCGCGCGGTGGTCGGCGGTATCGAGCGTGTCTTCGAGATCAACCGCAACTTCCGCAACGAGGGCGCCGATTCCACGCACTCGCCGGAGTTCGCGATGCTGGAGGCCTACGAGGCCTACGGCGACTACGACACGATGGCCGCGCTCACGCAGGACCTCGTGCAGACCGCCGCGATGGACGCCCTCGGCACCACGCTCGTGACCTTGCCGCACGGCGAGGAGTACGAGCTGGGCGGGCAGTGGACGCAGCTGTCGATGTACGACTCGCTGTCGGGCGCCCTGGGTGAGGAGATCACCCCGGGGACGACCGTGGCGCAGCTGAAGGCGATCGCCGAGCGGCTCGAGGTCGAGGTCGACCAGCGTCGGATCAGCCACGGCAAGCTGGTCGAGAACCTGTGGGAGCACCTGGTCGGGGACGGCCTGCACGCGCCGACGTTCGTGCGCGACTTCCCGGTCGAGACCAGCCCCCTCACGCGTGACCACCGCAGCAAGCCGGGCATCGTGGAGAAGTGGGACCTGTACGTGCGCGGCTTCGAGCTCGCGACCGCGTACTCCGAGCTCGTGGACCCGGTGGTGCAGCGTCAGCGGTTCGAGGCCCAGGCGGTCCTCGCCGCGGCGGGTGACGACGAGGCGATGCCGCTCGACGAGGACTTCCTGGCCGCGGTCGAGTACGCGATGCCGCCGTCGGGCGGGCTGGGCATGGGTCTGGATCGTCTGCTCATGGCGCTGACCGGGCTGGGGATCCGCGACACGATCCTGTTCCCGCTCGTGAAGCCGCAGGCGTGA
- a CDS encoding histone-like nucleoid-structuring protein Lsr2, translating into MAQKVQVLLVDDIDGGAADETVSFALDGITYEIDLTDEHATALRDAFAQWVGHARRVGGRAGARGASARAKRGTAADSQAIREWAKENGHHVSERGRISATIKALYEAAH; encoded by the coding sequence ATGGCGCAGAAGGTCCAGGTCCTGCTGGTCGATGACATCGACGGAGGCGCTGCGGACGAGACCGTGTCGTTCGCCCTCGACGGCATCACGTACGAGATCGACCTGACGGACGAGCACGCCACCGCGTTGCGCGACGCGTTCGCCCAGTGGGTCGGGCACGCCCGTCGCGTCGGTGGTCGTGCCGGCGCCCGTGGCGCGTCCGCGCGTGCCAAGCGCGGCACCGCGGCCGACTCGCAGGCGATCCGCGAGTGGGCCAAGGAGAACGGCCACCACGTGTCCGAGCGCGGCCGCATCTCGGCCACGATCAAGGCGCTGTACGAGGCCGCTCACTGA
- the xylB gene encoding xylulokinase has product MTLVAGVDSSTQSCKVVIRDAATGALVRSGRASHPDGTEVSPDHWWDALQAAIADAGGIDDVEAIAVGGQQHGMVALDADGAVIRDALLWNDTRSAPAATDLIAELGDGDPVAGAQAWADAIGSVPVASLTVTKLRWLRDAEPENAARVAAVALPHDWLSWRLAGHGPGSGAAGLAALRTDRSDASGTGYWSPVTDDYRTDLLELALGHSAVLPRVLGPHEAGERSVIGALHPVIGPGAGDNAAAALGLGLVPGDVAISLGTSGVVSAIAAAPTADGSGMVTGFADATGAFLPLACTLNASRVLDATARMLGTDHPGLSALALSAPAGADGLVLVPYLEGERTPNRPDATGALHGLRLGNTTPAHVARAAVEGMLCGLADGLDALRTQGVQVNRVLLIGGGAQSQAVRHVAPSVLGIDVSVPTPGEYVADGAARQAAWVLSGAEDAPAWTAASTAEVFSAPAAPHVRRQYAAVRELTGVRPA; this is encoded by the coding sequence ATGACGCTCGTCGCCGGGGTGGACTCGTCCACCCAGTCCTGCAAGGTCGTCATCCGTGACGCCGCGACCGGTGCCCTCGTGCGCAGCGGTCGCGCGAGCCACCCCGACGGCACCGAGGTGTCCCCCGACCACTGGTGGGACGCCCTCCAGGCCGCCATCGCCGACGCCGGAGGCATCGACGACGTCGAGGCGATCGCCGTCGGTGGGCAGCAGCACGGCATGGTCGCGCTCGACGCCGACGGCGCCGTGATCCGCGACGCCCTGCTGTGGAACGACACCCGCTCCGCGCCGGCCGCGACCGACCTGATCGCCGAGCTCGGCGACGGCGACCCGGTGGCCGGCGCCCAGGCCTGGGCCGATGCCATCGGCTCGGTGCCCGTCGCCTCGCTGACCGTCACCAAGCTGCGTTGGCTGCGCGACGCCGAGCCGGAGAACGCCGCCCGCGTGGCCGCCGTCGCCCTGCCGCACGACTGGCTGAGCTGGCGGCTGGCCGGTCACGGCCCCGGGTCCGGCGCCGCCGGGCTCGCCGCGCTGCGCACCGACCGCTCGGACGCCTCCGGCACCGGCTACTGGTCGCCCGTCACCGACGACTACCGCACCGACCTGCTCGAGCTCGCGCTCGGTCACTCCGCCGTGCTGCCGCGCGTGCTCGGCCCGCACGAGGCCGGCGAACGCTCCGTGATCGGCGCCCTGCACCCCGTGATCGGCCCCGGCGCCGGGGACAACGCCGCAGCCGCGCTCGGGCTCGGGCTCGTGCCCGGGGACGTCGCGATCTCGCTCGGCACCTCCGGGGTCGTCTCCGCCATCGCCGCGGCACCCACCGCCGACGGCTCGGGCATGGTCACCGGGTTCGCCGACGCCACCGGCGCGTTCCTGCCCCTGGCCTGCACCCTCAACGCCTCGCGCGTGCTCGACGCCACCGCACGCATGCTCGGCACCGACCACCCCGGGCTGTCCGCGCTCGCGCTGTCGGCACCCGCGGGCGCCGACGGCCTGGTGCTCGTGCCCTACCTCGAGGGCGAGCGCACCCCCAACCGTCCGGACGCCACCGGTGCGCTGCACGGGCTGCGCCTGGGCAACACCACGCCCGCGCACGTCGCCCGGGCGGCGGTCGAGGGCATGCTGTGCGGCCTGGCCGACGGGCTGGACGCGTTGCGCACCCAGGGCGTCCAGGTCAACCGCGTGCTGCTCATCGGCGGCGGAGCGCAGTCGCAGGCCGTGCGGCACGTCGCGCCGTCCGTGCTGGGTATCGACGTCAGCGTGCCCACGCCCGGCGAGTACGTGGCCGACGGCGCCGCACGGCAGGCCGCCTGGGTGCTGTCCGGTGCCGAGGACGCGCCCGCGTGGACGGCGGCCTCCACCGCCGAGGTGTTCAGCGCACCGGCCGCACCGCACGTGCGCCGGCAGTACGCCGCCGTGCGCGAGCTGACGGGCGTCCGCCCGGCCTGA
- a CDS encoding ROK family transcriptional regulator, producing MPSRDDAQVARQDRMREHNLSLTLRRVVDSRTPLSRAEVAASTGLARATVSGIVDQLIAAGLVRELDPVFRQRAGRPAVPLAPARGTVAGVGMEVNVDYLGVRALDLAGTILAERLEQVDLRASDPADVLTRLARLAADVLAVLDETGVRVAGTALALPGLVDRVTGPLRVAPNLRWRDLDVVAELCREPALAAHPPRLANEANLAARAEAHARRDTGDGPPSFVYVSGEVGIGGALVLDGEIFLGRHGWSGEIGHMVLDSCSERGTLEELAGQDAILRAAGVPVGLPIETLTAVLDHGDPQEREVARTAVRGAGRSLGIALANVVNVVDIGEIVLGGTFSLLFDDLQHEVAAELARRVIFAPWSPLQVSRAVADPYPAMTGGALAVLRTVVAEPAAWLRATD from the coding sequence ATGCCCAGCCGCGACGACGCCCAGGTGGCGCGACAGGACCGGATGCGCGAGCACAACCTCAGCCTCACCCTGCGCCGGGTGGTGGACTCGCGCACGCCGCTGTCCCGCGCCGAGGTCGCCGCGTCCACCGGGCTGGCCCGCGCGACCGTGTCCGGCATCGTCGACCAGCTCATCGCGGCCGGTCTGGTCCGCGAGCTCGACCCCGTGTTCCGGCAGCGCGCCGGCCGTCCCGCCGTCCCGCTCGCACCGGCCCGGGGGACGGTCGCGGGCGTCGGCATGGAGGTCAACGTCGACTACCTCGGCGTGCGCGCGCTCGACCTCGCCGGCACGATCCTGGCCGAACGGCTCGAGCAGGTCGACCTGCGCGCCTCCGACCCCGCCGACGTGCTCACCCGGCTCGCCCGGCTCGCCGCCGACGTGCTCGCCGTGCTCGACGAGACCGGGGTGCGGGTGGCGGGCACCGCGCTCGCGCTGCCCGGCCTGGTCGACCGGGTGACCGGCCCGCTGCGCGTCGCACCGAACCTGCGCTGGCGTGACCTCGACGTCGTCGCCGAGCTGTGCCGCGAGCCCGCGCTGGCCGCGCACCCCCCGCGGCTGGCGAACGAGGCGAACCTGGCCGCCCGCGCCGAGGCGCACGCGCGTCGCGACACCGGCGACGGCCCGCCGAGCTTCGTGTACGTCTCCGGCGAGGTCGGCATCGGTGGCGCGCTCGTGCTCGACGGCGAGATCTTCCTCGGCCGGCACGGGTGGAGCGGGGAGATCGGGCACATGGTGCTCGACAGCTGCTCCGAACGGGGCACGCTCGAGGAGCTGGCCGGACAGGACGCGATCCTGCGCGCCGCGGGCGTCCCCGTCGGGCTGCCGATCGAGACCCTGACCGCCGTGCTCGACCACGGCGACCCGCAGGAGCGGGAGGTCGCGCGCACCGCGGTGCGCGGGGCCGGGCGCTCGCTCGGGATCGCGCTGGCGAACGTCGTGAACGTGGTCGACATCGGCGAGATCGTGCTCGGCGGCACGTTCTCGCTGCTCTTCGACGACCTGCAGCACGAGGTCGCCGCCGAGCTCGCCCGTCGGGTGATCTTCGCCCCGTGGTCCCCGTTGCAGGTCTCGCGCGCCGTCGCGGACCCGTACCCCGCCATGACCGGCGGCGCGCTCGCCGTGCTGCGCACCGTGGTCGCCGAACCGGCGGCGTGGCTGCGCGCGACCGACTGA
- a CDS encoding L-aspartate oxidase encodes MPERLGSGTVRLATRLAAPEPGWTVEADAVVVGSGIAGLTAALELRTRVPRVLLVTKDRLYSGSTVWAQGGIAAALDPDDSPAAHLQDTLVAGAGLCDPRAVEVLVTEGPARVRELVARGAVFDRAPDGQISLTREGGHHADRIAHAGGDATGAEISRALVAQIEAVRDDPGIEVIEHALVLDVLTGPVGPDGRPGAACGVTLHVIGEGSRDGVGAALGRAVVLATGGIGQVFRSSTNPAQATGDGIAAALRAGATLADVEFVQFHPTVLWLGAGVKGQLTLVSEAVRGEGARLLDTDGVRFMPDVHPMAELAPRDVVAHAIVRRMAATGSDHVWLDARHLGADFLRRRFPTIHDRLAEHGIDLTTDLVPVAPAQHYHSGGVLTDLVGRTSLPGLYAVGETACTGVHGANRLASNSLLEGLVFAHRAARDIAAKVAGGELPVLEPVGRSGERALVAAASRSRVQRLASAGPGVLRDGEGLRRAAAGLAQVPTDAHLRHDAGHPLADPQVAEWETTNVHQVATVLTAAALEREESRGGHARSDFPAPDDAWRLRLELTLDQDGTLRSRRAPVE; translated from the coding sequence GTGCCCGAGCGCCTCGGTTCCGGCACGGTGCGGCTCGCCACACGGCTGGCCGCGCCCGAGCCGGGCTGGACGGTCGAGGCCGACGCGGTCGTCGTCGGCTCCGGGATCGCCGGGCTGACCGCCGCCCTCGAGCTGCGCACGCGGGTGCCGCGGGTCCTGCTCGTCACGAAGGACCGGCTGTACTCCGGGTCGACGGTGTGGGCGCAGGGCGGCATCGCCGCGGCGCTCGACCCCGACGACTCGCCGGCGGCCCACCTGCAGGACACGCTCGTCGCCGGCGCCGGGCTCTGCGACCCGCGCGCCGTCGAGGTGCTGGTCACCGAGGGCCCGGCGCGCGTGCGCGAGCTGGTGGCGCGCGGTGCGGTGTTCGACCGTGCGCCGGACGGACAGATCTCCCTGACCCGCGAGGGCGGTCACCACGCCGACCGCATCGCGCACGCCGGCGGCGACGCGACGGGCGCGGAGATCTCACGCGCCCTCGTCGCGCAGATCGAGGCCGTGCGTGACGACCCGGGCATCGAGGTCATCGAGCACGCGCTCGTCCTCGACGTGCTCACCGGCCCGGTCGGCCCCGACGGTCGACCCGGTGCGGCGTGCGGCGTGACGCTGCACGTCATCGGCGAGGGCTCGCGCGACGGCGTCGGCGCGGCACTCGGCCGGGCGGTCGTGCTCGCCACCGGGGGCATCGGCCAGGTCTTCCGTTCCTCGACCAACCCCGCGCAGGCGACCGGCGACGGCATCGCCGCGGCGCTGCGGGCAGGCGCGACGCTCGCGGACGTCGAGTTCGTGCAGTTCCATCCGACCGTGCTGTGGCTCGGCGCCGGGGTGAAGGGCCAGCTGACGCTCGTGTCGGAGGCCGTGCGAGGCGAGGGGGCCCGGCTCCTGGACACCGACGGCGTGCGCTTCATGCCCGACGTGCACCCGATGGCCGAGCTCGCCCCGAGGGACGTCGTCGCGCACGCGATCGTGCGGCGCATGGCGGCGACCGGTTCGGACCACGTCTGGCTGGACGCCCGGCACCTCGGCGCGGACTTCCTGCGGCGCCGGTTCCCGACGATCCACGACCGGCTGGCCGAGCACGGCATCGACCTGACGACCGACCTCGTCCCCGTGGCGCCCGCGCAGCACTACCACTCGGGCGGCGTGCTCACCGACCTCGTCGGGCGGACATCCCTGCCGGGGCTCTACGCCGTCGGTGAGACGGCGTGCACGGGAGTGCACGGCGCCAACCGGCTCGCGTCGAACTCGTTGCTCGAGGGCCTGGTCTTCGCGCACCGCGCGGCCCGGGACATCGCCGCCAAGGTCGCCGGCGGCGAGCTGCCGGTGCTCGAACCGGTCGGGCGGTCGGGTGAGCGCGCGCTCGTGGCGGCCGCGTCCCGTTCGCGCGTGCAGCGGCTGGCGTCCGCCGGTCCCGGAGTGCTGCGCGACGGTGAGGGCCTGCGGCGCGCGGCGGCCGGTCTCGCGCAGGTGCCGACGGACGCCCATCTGCGCCACGACGCCGGCCACCCGCTGGCCGACCCGCAGGTGGCCGAGTGGGAGACCACGAACGTGCACCAGGTCGCGACGGTGCTGACGGCAGCGGCCCTCGAACGTGAGGAGAGCCGTGGGGGGCACGCGCGCAGCGACTTCCCGGCCCCGGACGACGCCTGGCGGCTGCGCCTCGAGCTGACGCTCGACCAGGACGGCACCCTGCGCTCGAGGCGGGCACCCGTCGAGTGA
- the panD gene encoding aspartate 1-decarboxylase, whose protein sequence is MTSLVRTMMTGKIHRATVTAADLHYVGSITVDAELMEAADLLPGQQVDVVDVTNGARLTTYAIAGEPGSGQVCVNGAAAHLVHPGDVVILIAYGQLSDAESRTYEPHVVLVDADNRIVQLGDDPGQVPQAWTDEQGLVGSGIPFDEARALLGHAHEGHAPEQSPTR, encoded by the coding sequence ATGACCTCGCTCGTGCGCACGATGATGACCGGCAAGATCCACCGCGCCACCGTGACGGCCGCGGACCTGCACTACGTGGGCTCGATCACGGTCGACGCCGAGCTGATGGAGGCGGCGGACCTGCTGCCCGGCCAGCAGGTCGACGTGGTCGACGTGACCAACGGTGCCCGGCTGACGACCTACGCGATCGCGGGGGAGCCCGGCTCCGGGCAGGTGTGCGTGAACGGCGCCGCCGCGCACCTCGTGCACCCCGGTGACGTCGTGATCCTCATCGCGTACGGGCAGCTCTCCGACGCCGAGTCCCGCACCTACGAGCCGCACGTGGTGCTCGTCGACGCGGACAACCGGATCGTCCAGCTCGGCGACGACCCCGGCCAGGTGCCGCAGGCGTGGACGGACGAGCAGGGCCTGGTCGGCAGCGGGATCCCGTTCGACGAGGCACGCGCGCTGCTGGGCCACGCCCACGAGGGGCACGCCCCCGAGCAGAGCCCGACCCGGTGA